CGCGGAAGCGCTATAAAAAGCATCATCTTTTTTTAATATCCAACTAAAAAACATGAGTGAAGACATAAAAACATTTACGATTTCTGTGTATACCGAAAATAATATCGGATTGCTAAATCGTATCTCAGCTATTTTTCAGCGCCGACATATTAATATTGAAAGTTTAACCACTTCGCAATCAGAAATAGACGGTGTGAATCGTTTTGTGATTGTGGTTAATGTGACCAAGACCAATGCTGAAAAAATAGTGAAGCAAATTGAAAAGCAAGTGGAAACCATAAAGGCGTATTATCATACCGATGAGGAAACGATTTTTACCGAGTCTTGTATGTTTAAAATTAAGTCGGAATTGCTTTTCGAAGAGCCTCAAATCCAAAACATCATTAAAGAAAGTAACACGCGTATTGTAACGGTAAATAAAGAGTTTTTTGTACTTGAAAAATCGGGTAGAAGAAATGAAATAGAATCTTTACGTCGCGATTTAAATGTTTTTGGTATCATGCAATTTGTACGTTCTGGACGTATTGCAGTAACTAAAGATGAAATGAAAATAACTGAATTGCTTTCAGCATTCAATAATCAATAATAACAAGTAAATTAAAAATGGGAAATTATTTTAACACATTATCGTTAAGAGATAAATTAAATCAATTATCGAAATGTAGATTTATGGACACTTCAGAATTTGCTGATGGAGTGGACGCTTTAAAAGGAAAGAAAATTGTTATCGTAG
This genomic interval from Tamlana carrageenivorans contains the following:
- the ilvN gene encoding acetolactate synthase small subunit, producing the protein MSEDIKTFTISVYTENNIGLLNRISAIFQRRHINIESLTTSQSEIDGVNRFVIVVNVTKTNAEKIVKQIEKQVETIKAYYHTDEETIFTESCMFKIKSELLFEEPQIQNIIKESNTRIVTVNKEFFVLEKSGRRNEIESLRRDLNVFGIMQFVRSGRIAVTKDEMKITELLSAFNNQ